From one Anopheles bellator chromosome 1, idAnoBellAS_SP24_06.2, whole genome shotgun sequence genomic stretch:
- the LOC131215980 gene encoding cuticle protein CP14.6-like, whose product MSRLVIAIVGLIVVVAAGPLDHQQNPEAHATILKYENVLQDDGHYHWNYETSNGIAAHEEGLGGHSANGAFSYTGPDGVLHRVTYVADEAGFRPQGDHLPTPPPTPEHVFKTLEQIRANPPKDQKDFSLEALDATITRLRQH is encoded by the coding sequence ATGTCCCGTCTCGTGATCGCCATCGTAGGGTTGATCGTGGTCGTGGCCGCAGGCCCTCTTGATCATCAGCAGAACCCAGAGGCTCACGCCACGATCCTCAAGTACGAGAATGTCCTGCAGGACGATGGCCACTACCACTGGAACTACGAGACGAGCAACGGAATCGCTGCCCACGAGGAGGGCCTCGGTGGCCACAGTGCCAACGGGGCCTTCTCGTACACCGGTCCCGATGGTGTCCTGCACCGTGTGACGTACGTCGCCGACGAGGCCGGCTTCCGGCCGCAGGGTGATCACCTTCCGACGCCGCCACCCACTCCGGAGCACGTGTTCAAAACTCTGGAGCAGATCCGCGCCAACCCACCCAAGGACCAGAAGGACTTCAGCCTCGAGGCTCTCGATGCTACGATCACCCGGCTGCGCCAACACTAA
- the LOC131215981 gene encoding cuticle protein CP14.6-like — MFRQLFAVVLVVAIVAADRRSPRGGGGDDATAETLSEDFVVNPDGSYTYNYETSNGISASQASSDGTSVNGNFAYTSPEGERIEIVYVADENGFQPRGAHLPTEPPAPDHVIKMLEDLLASPPDGTDIQSLEETLNRLRATQG, encoded by the exons ATGTTTCGACAGTTG TTCGCCGTAGTGCTGGTGGTTGCGATCGTGGCGGCAGATCGGCGATCACCCCGTGGCGGAGGTGGTGATGATGCTACGGCCGAAACGTTGTCCGAAGATTTCGTGGTCAACCCGGACGGTTCGTACACGTACAACTACGAGACGAGCAACGGGATCAGTGCGTCGCAGGCCAGCAGCGATGGCACGAGCGTGAACGGCAACTTTGCCTACACCTCGCCCGAGGGCGAGCGGATCGAGATCGTGTACGTGGCGGACGAGAATGGCTTCCAGCCGCGGGGGGCCCACCTGCCGACGGAGCCACCGGCGCCCGATCACGTGATCAAGATGCTGGAGGATCTGCTGGCCAGCCCGCCGGACGGTACCGATATTCAGTCGCTCGAGGAAACCCTGAACCGGCTGCGCGCAACGCAGGGTTAG